Part of the Nostoc edaphicum CCNP1411 genome, TATCTGATAAGATCCCACGTAAGAATGCGGGTCGGGTAACAGATGGATACATCAAAATGTATCAGCATCTATTACTAGGTGGGACGTGGATTCAATCACTTGACCCATTCAAAAACTGGCAACCGATGGAATGGGGGCGGATCAAGCCCAACTTTCCTCGCATTGATTGGCAAAAAGGTAAACCAGTCAAATACGAGTCGCCACCCAAGACAGCAAACCGTGTTACCTACTTCGATATCGCTAACCCCATTTGGGACAAAGTTGCAAAGCGTTATTTAATTAAGCGCTATCATTCACTTTTAGCGCTGCGCTTACTGGATCAACTCAATCCACTAATATTTTGGGAGTGGGTAAAGCAGCATCCAGAGATTCCAGTTATCTTATGCGAGGGCGAAAAAAAAGCGGCCTGCTTGCTGAGTTTAGGGTTTTTAGCGATCGCACTCCCTGGAATTTGGAACGGGCGCGTAGGCAAACAAGATTTTGATGAACGATTGCATCCTGACTTAGTACCAATGGCTCAGGCAGGACGCAAGTTCATTATTTTATTCGACTACGAAACAAGAGCTAATACCCGTTGGTCAGTTTTTCAAGCCACTGTTCGCACTGCAAAAGCAATCGAATCAGCAGGTTGCTTTTGTGAAGTTGCGCTGTTACCAGGCCCAGAGAAAGGTGTTGATGATTTTGTTGTGGCGCGGGGCGAAGATGCCAACGCTCTACTGACCGCAATCATCGATGATGCTAAATCACTAAAAGATTACCAGCGCTCATATCGGGCTAAGAAATGGGGACTTAGCAAATACAAACCAGATGTCACCGTTAATGTCAAGTATCTCTCTGAGGCTTTGTGCATTCCTGAACTTGAAGAAAAATGCAATCTGCCTGAGCTTTATGAGCTTGAAAAGGAACAACTTTTCACGCCATCTATAAAAGGACATTGGAGAAAGAAGGAGTCTACGGATTCTGGCGGAGTTGATTCAGACAAATCGAAGAAATCTCCTAGCTTCAATTTCCCAAAATCAGGACTAGTCGTACTCTGGAGCGACATGGGCACTGGTAAAACTGAACTCATGCGCTGGTGGCGTGACCAAAACCCCGACGCTCGGTTCCTCAACAACGGGCATCGCGTCAACCTGCTGAAGAATTTAAGCGATCGCCTGAAAACTGCGATGTATTCAGACTTGGGTTTTGGTGGTTTAGCTCAAGCCCAAGCCCTTAGTATTACCATTGACAGCTTGCACAAACTCAATACGCAAGCGCTGATTTATGGCTGCATATTTATAGATGAAGCTTGCCAATACCTTACCCACCTCCTACACAGTAATACGTGTAAACAGCACCGTGCAGCAATCTTGGAGGTACTGGAATATATAGTATACAACGCGCCACTAGTCGTCCTTGCCGACGCACACATGGATGATTTAACCGTGGACTTCTTTCGGGCAATGCGACCAGTAGGTGAAGTACCTTACATCGTCAAAAATGAATGGAAAAATGGCTCACGCACTATATATTGGTACGAAGGCAGTAATTCAAGCGCCCTAGTTGCCCAAATCTCGGCAGCCCTGATGCAAGGTCTGAAAGTCATGGTTGCAAGTGACTCCAAGCGTTTCATCAAAAAACTCGAAAAGTCTTTTACTATTAAGTACGAAGATCCTAACTCTGACCAATCCCATACACCCCAAAAATGGCGCATCTGGTCTGTCCACTCCGATAATTCCGGCAGTGATGAAAACGTCGCTTTCATCAAAGATATCACCAACGCCGTCAAAAACTTTGATGCTTTGTTCACCTCTCCCAGCCTGGGAACTGGTGTCGATATTTCCGAGTATCATTTCGATTTGGTGTTTGGTGTTTTTCATGGAGTTTCCCAAACTGCTACCGAATGCGCCCAGCAACTGTACCGATATCGCCCGAAAGTTCCGTTTCATATTTGGGTGGCCCCGCGTCCTCCCTTTGGTTACCAGGATACAAACGCATCCAAGATTAAAGAGCGCTTGCTCCAAACCAATGAAATGACCGCTT contains:
- a CDS encoding plasmid replication protein, CyRepA1 family, producing MNAATTEYPNYLTAAEYHELAVGSAIHPALIERNFFHVEGESVYDFLFISDKIPRKNAGRVTDGYIKMYQHLLLGGTWIQSLDPFKNWQPMEWGRIKPNFPRIDWQKGKPVKYESPPKTANRVTYFDIANPIWDKVAKRYLIKRYHSLLALRLLDQLNPLIFWEWVKQHPEIPVILCEGEKKAACLLSLGFLAIALPGIWNGRVGKQDFDERLHPDLVPMAQAGRKFIILFDYETRANTRWSVFQATVRTAKAIESAGCFCEVALLPGPEKGVDDFVVARGEDANALLTAIIDDAKSLKDYQRSYRAKKWGLSKYKPDVTVNVKYLSEALCIPELEEKCNLPELYELEKEQLFTPSIKGHWRKKESTDSGGVDSDKSKKSPSFNFPKSGLVVLWSDMGTGKTELMRWWRDQNPDARFLNNGHRVNLLKNLSDRLKTAMYSDLGFGGLAQAQALSITIDSLHKLNTQALIYGCIFIDEACQYLTHLLHSNTCKQHRAAILEVLEYIVYNAPLVVLADAHMDDLTVDFFRAMRPVGEVPYIVKNEWKNGSRTIYWYEGSNSSALVAQISAALMQGLKVMVASDSKRFIKKLEKSFTIKYEDPNSDQSHTPQKWRIWSVHSDNSGSDENVAFIKDITNAVKNFDALFTSPSLGTGVDISEYHFDLVFGVFHGVSQTATECAQQLYRYRPKVPFHIWVAPRPPFGYQDTNASKIKERLLQTNEMTAFLLRIDRETGKRGAEKDWALEAYCQIMANRHYSLNNLRDDLAIAPHRNGQYIYICGQ